GTACTTGCATAAAGCAGACAATTTAACAGAATCAATAGTTTCTGCAGTAACAAGACAGAGAAGATAGAACCGAACACGGGGAAAAAATGAATAGTTATCATAACAATTTTCACCAATGCCTGGAAAAACAGAAGTAAGTTACCTTTTTTCGTCGAGAGCCTGATTTGCTCATACAGGACTTATCCAAGGAAAGGTAACCCCCTATCACCTCAATCTCATTCACAGTGGGGTAGCGCTTTTTGAGACGCTGACCCAAATCCTCATGGGCCACATCATTCCTAGCTTTGGCTCggctttcttcttcctcctcctcttcctcctctggcaGCTGAGCTCTGCTGAAGGTCTCCAGTGCAGCACTAGGGGGCTTCCTTTTGGGCACGATGGTGAAAGTGTTGCTACCTTTCTCAGAGACAGTGGCATAATCAGTAGGGTGGGGCCGGTATATGGGAATAGCCAAATCCTCTATCCCAAGGGAAGAATCACCTTCTTGGAGCACATCAAAGCCCTCCagccttggactcaggactttcAAGGGTGGCAAGTCTCCAGAATCCAGTTCAACCAAATCCTCATCTATGTAAGTCACAGGCACCAAAGTCTCAGTCCGCTTCTCTGGGGCAGGTGGCTGTACCCTTCCTGGCAAAGTTGGGGTGACTTCAGGTCCTAATGGGCCAGGGGCTTCTCCTTTCCGACGGGGTACAAAAAGAAAGGAGTTTCGAGAGTTGAGGCGCAAGCTGGCCAAGGCCTGTGCTTGGAGATCATGAGCAGGGATGGCAGTCAGGTCTGGCCTGGGGGCTGGGCGGATCTCAAAggagccattagaacaaaggagTGGTGGGGGCCGGGCTGAGCTGGCCGTGGCACTGCTATCCAAACTGGCACTAGACTGCTGGGCTGGTAGCTGTGGGGTCTCAGTGGTCCCCTCAAGCTTTGGCTTCCATGAATTGGCTTGAGGCGGAGAGGCGGCGGCAGCGCTTGGCGATGGCACTGGCTTAGGCACAGCTACTGCCTGTCGATTTCTGCTCCCAGGTGGAATTGGCTCTACTGGCCCATTACTAAGCACAGGGGTGGAGTTTTCAGATACAGGGCAGCATCCACGCGGGTTTACCGTGAACGAATTGGAGCCAATCTTCTGTACAAAGCCTCCAGTGGGGTGGTTGCGTGGAGAACCAGGGCGCATAGGAGCGAGAGACAGCAGCGCAGGAGTGCCTTCTTGAGAAAGGTTTGGCACCACCGGCTGCGGTCGAAGGACCTCACCAGCCCTCCACCTTCCTCGCCCCACGTTGCTCCGGGGCCGCCGATCAAACTTCTGCAGCAGCCGACTGACCCTGCCAGGTTCAGACTCAGCACCTCCGTTCCCATCAAGGGTTGAGGAGGACGGCAACGCCCGCCCAGGCTCATAGATGACAACTTCAGCAGCCCGAATCTCTGTGACTGCGGACCCGCGGCGGGAGAGCAGGTCCCGGAAGGGATCTCTGCCACAGGGGGAGCTTGGAGGCGGAGGCGGCGAGGAGGAGGTGGAAGCTGGCTGCCCCTGCTGCGGGGAGTCGGCGCGGTCTTCTTTCTGGGTGGCCGTAGGGGAAAGTTCTGCCTCCCGGGATTCGATGATGAGGATGTTATCCGCGCGGATGGTACGGATGCCCGGCACGGAGCTGTACAGCTCAAGCAGCTGCGCCAAGGCTGGAGGCTCCACGGAGGCGGAGGAAGCTGtcgaggaggaggaagggaaggcaggacGAGGCGGGGAAGGCAGAGCCCGCCTACGGCGCCGTCTCCGCTCGCTCTCCAGCCTCATGAACGGATTCTCCCTCAGAGGGCCCAGGCTCTCGGCCACCACCAACCGCTCCTTCGCCGCCCCCTCTTCGCGCTCTGTCCCTGACCCCGGAGGCGGCTTCGCGTCCGTCTCCAAGCCGCGCTGGAGCTCCACACCGGCCGCCAGCTTGGCCCGCTTCCGCTCCATGAGGGCTCGTTTCCAAGCGGGCAGCGCCGCTCCTCCCAAGGCCGGAGGGCTGCTCATGGTCCGGCGAACACTCCAGCAGCCACCCGCTCGGTCGGCGCCCACCCACCGCTCTGAGCCGCCTCTCCTCCTGTCTTCGGACACCGGCAACGGCGGCAGCGCCGCCCAGAGGGCAGACGACGCCGATTGGGCGAGAGCAGAAGAAGTAGGCTGAGGTAGTGGCGAAGATGATTGGTTAACACTTTTACAGGGCGGGACTTTTTGTGGTGAGAGCGATTACTATTGGCCAAAAATGTGCCTTAGAAGAGGCCCGCGGGATAAAAAAAAACTCAGAGCAGCTGATAGGGTGTGAGAGGAAGAGCCTCGCTTTCCTGCCTAGAAAATACTCCCCATTGGACAAGGATGAGGCTTGGAATCGGGCGATTGGGCAAGACTGTGAAAAACGGAGGTAGGTGGCAAAACTGATTGGTCAAGGAAATGATGTCCCGCCTCCATATTTTCATCACTCGGCAATCAGATGAGAATTCAGCAAGAGTGAAAGAAGGTTCAGGGAGAGAGTTAAAAGTCAGATCTTTCTGAAGGCTGTTTCTAACGATGCCTTCTATTGGATAGCTCAACCAAGGGCGTCCATTGGATAAGAATATCATCCTTTCCCCTGCTTTTTTTCTATGTGACTGCTCAATTCATTGGTGCATCGGAGAGAACTACATTGGTCTTGAAAGGGAGATGATTGGGCAAGACGAGTCCCCCTTGCGCCGTGGGGGGACCTGGGGCTTAATTGCAGCTGGGTGACTTGTTCGTGAATGGCAGGAGTTCTTCTGAGCACGTGTGGCGCCTATCACGTGGTGCTTTTGTGTCATTTGGTTGGCCTTAATAAAAGGCGTTTACATAGATGTTTCTGCACATCTTAGCCAGCAAACTTCACATCATAAAGTAATGAGACAAAGAGcactgagcatgtacagagtgctaTTTCCTTTCGCAAGCAATACTGCCAAGTAATGACagtaggggagagggaaaaaattccGGGAGAACTtgagctcctgcacttctcacACCCATACAGTAGTATAAGATATAAACATTAAGTATATCACAATAACTTTTTAATTGTCAGAGAACCCCTGAACATGATGGGTTTCTCTCTTCATCACAGTTGAACCTTAGCCAGCCCTTGTGTCTCTGGAGGGAGAGGAAGAgcttcccttttccttctctctctccctagcATGATGCACAGCAGCTCAGGTAAAAGAATGAGATTGCCAAGGAGCCCCAGAGAGCAAGCAGTTCATGAAGAAAGGGGAATGAAAATGTCATATCCCCTTGTAGCCAACTTGCTCTTTTTCTGAGTGAtggctagggttgctagcctccaagcggtagctggagatctcccggaattacaactgatctccaggccacagatatcagttcccctggagaaaatggctgctttggagggtggactctatggagttataccatgctgaggtcctttccctccccaaaccatgccttcTCCAAGattcagcccccaaatctccaggaatttcccaacttggagctggcaaacctagtgaTAGCTGTGGTGGTGGGGTTCACTCTCTCCTCTCTGTGGCACCCTTGTTCTCCTCCCAGCAGCTGTCTGGGTACTGGGATGGGAGTGCAGAAGCTGCAGAGAAAGGTGGGGGGTTGTTGGAGAGGATGGGCCTTTTACTGCCATCCTTGGCATGACTTGCCAACTCTTAGGTAAAGCTTGGAAATTTCcgagaattatagctgatctccagactactgaggaaatggcagctttgaagggtgtacTGTATGGTAATAAACCCTGCAGagatctcccctccccaaattccaccttaCTTTTGTCCATGCTGAATTTACTGCTAATCATCTTAACCAGGTACCATGAAATCTGCACTACGGAGTGGGTGGGGAAATATTGGGTACAAGGGCATAAACAACCAACCACTTTTTCCAAGGGAAAAATATTCACTGTCAAAACTGTACAATGGCACACActcttaaatttttaaaatactttgccTGCCTGGAAGCCAACACTCTCTCCAAATGAATGAAGAAAGTGTAAGTGGTGAGGAAAAGACACCCTGTACCTACTCAGAAACACTATATTCTTTTAAGTGTACATGTTCTTGGCTGAATCATACCAATGAAAACGGGGGCAGATCCTGGTCGTGTTGCCAAAAGAAAGAAATGCTATACACCTTCCTGCCAAGTTACGTAAAAGCTGATCTTTGGTCTTTCTCATTCACCCACATCTCACTGAAAGAGCCACTCCCAGGCCCAGCCTACAGGCTTAAACAAAAGTAGTTTCGCTCCAGCATCGTCATGTTAaaacaactaaataaataaagctgttcaagatttttttttcttgcatgtgCTTCCTGGCTGTTAGTAATACATTCTGGGATTTCAACCCAGACCTCAGACCTGGATTTCCCATCCACCCCTCATACCAATCCTATACTTGGAATTTCAAGATTATTCAAAGACAAGAATACATTCAAGCACATGCAGATAGTACTTCCCTTACTTATTTTACTtactttttttttccttgcaTGTGCTTCCTGGCTGTTAGTAATATGTTCACTGTAGGGATTTCAACCCAGACCTCAGACCtggatttcccacccacccctcataCCAATCCTATACTTGGAATTTCAAGATTATTCAAAGACAAGAATACATTCAAGCACGTGCAGATAGTATTTCCCTTACTGGCAAAGTAAACACAGCCTGCCCGCTCTATAGATCAGGCAGACTCCTTGGTGCCAACATCACCCCCAACTGG
Above is a genomic segment from Eublepharis macularius isolate TG4126 chromosome 14, MPM_Emac_v1.0, whole genome shotgun sequence containing:
- the TPRN gene encoding taperin, whose product is MSSPPALGGAALPAWKRALMERKRAKLAAGVELQRGLETDAKPPPGSGTEREEGAAKERLVVAESLGPLRENPFMRLESERRRRRRRALPSPPRPAFPSSSSTASSASVEPPALAQLLELYSSVPGIRTIRADNILIIESREAELSPTATQKEDRADSPQQGQPASTSSSPPPPPSSPCGRDPFRDLLSRRGSAVTEIRAAEVVIYEPGRALPSSSTLDGNGGAESEPGRVSRLLQKFDRRPRSNVGRGRWRAGEVLRPQPVVPNLSQEGTPALLSLAPMRPGSPRNHPTGGFVQKIGSNSFTVNPRGCCPVSENSTPVLSNGPVEPIPPGSRNRQAVAVPKPVPSPSAAAASPPQANSWKPKLEGTTETPQLPAQQSSASLDSSATASSARPPPLLCSNGSFEIRPAPRPDLTAIPAHDLQAQALASLRLNSRNSFLFVPRRKGEAPGPLGPEVTPTLPGRVQPPAPEKRTETLVPVTYIDEDLVELDSGDLPPLKVLSPRLEGFDVLQEGDSSLGIEDLAIPIYRPHPTDYATVSEKGSNTFTIVPKRKPPSAALETFSRAQLPEEEEEEEEESRAKARNDVAHEDLGQRLKKRYPTVNEIEVIGGYLSLDKSCMSKSGSRRKKMKISFNETSLQTMFEYPSENSLVEAEEEEEEEYATEVDEKPALFIPRPNSTPNSNAVNSGLSSYTPKHSVEFSKWQEQQYEEIPPNTGAFPRDAALPGSQVMLTPADKSNLSDFGSEPALYF